One Chitinophagales bacterium genomic window carries:
- a CDS encoding ethanolamine permease: MTQPQLKRTLGPLILWGLGVGYVISGDYFGWNLGLAEGGTLGLAIATAFIIIMYVTFTFGYTELACAIPKAGGAFDYATRALGPRWGFIGGMAQNIEFIFAPPAIAFAIGAYFHIFFPQIPILAIAIAAYLLFTALNIYGVKAAATFELLITVLAVGELLLFAEVTLPHLEWENLQRNAFPNGFRGVFAAIPFAIWFFLAIEGVANVAEETVDPQRNVLLGFGSAIATLVVLCILTFTASVGVAGWEAVVYPTGTPQTGADGQIITSDSPLPLALARVVGEDHLLYHLLITIGLFGLVASFHGIILAAGRTTFEFGRYGYAPVTLGKVHPRFHTPANALLFNMSLGIVALLTGKTGEIITIACFGALTLYVISMIALFVLRKNEPDMERPFKVPLYPWFPAVALVISAFSLIAMTVFNLRLAAVYFGIMLLSFIGFYFFVEPSLNKKHPHG, encoded by the coding sequence ATGACGCAACCACAATTGAAACGCACCCTGGGGCCTCTGATACTGTGGGGACTGGGTGTGGGGTATGTGATTTCCGGTGACTATTTCGGGTGGAATCTTGGCCTCGCTGAGGGAGGAACCTTGGGACTGGCCATAGCCACAGCATTCATTATTATCATGTATGTCACCTTTACCTTTGGTTACACCGAGCTGGCATGTGCTATTCCGAAAGCCGGAGGCGCCTTTGATTATGCTACGCGCGCATTGGGCCCCCGTTGGGGTTTCATTGGGGGAATGGCGCAAAACATAGAGTTTATCTTCGCTCCTCCAGCTATTGCCTTTGCCATAGGCGCCTATTTTCATATTTTCTTTCCGCAGATTCCTATTCTTGCCATTGCCATTGCCGCTTACCTGCTTTTTACTGCTCTGAATATTTACGGGGTAAAAGCTGCTGCTACCTTTGAACTACTCATTACGGTGCTTGCTGTTGGTGAATTACTGCTGTTTGCCGAAGTTACCTTACCGCATTTAGAGTGGGAAAATTTGCAGCGCAATGCTTTCCCTAATGGTTTTCGTGGTGTATTTGCGGCAATACCTTTTGCCATCTGGTTTTTTCTGGCCATTGAGGGTGTGGCAAATGTGGCAGAAGAAACCGTTGACCCGCAGCGCAATGTGCTATTAGGATTCGGTTCGGCTATTGCTACATTGGTTGTTCTGTGTATCCTCACTTTTACTGCTTCGGTTGGCGTAGCTGGCTGGGAAGCAGTAGTGTATCCCACGGGTACCCCGCAGACAGGGGCGGACGGCCAGATCATCACTTCCGATTCGCCCCTCCCGTTGGCGCTGGCCAGAGTAGTAGGCGAAGATCACCTGCTGTATCATCTGCTTATCACCATTGGCCTGTTCGGGCTGGTAGCTTCGTTTCATGGAATTATTCTTGCTGCCGGACGCACCACATTTGAATTCGGTAGATACGGTTATGCACCGGTGACTTTAGGAAAGGTACACCCGCGTTTTCACACTCCGGCCAATGCCTTGTTGTTTAATATGAGCCTGGGTATTGTTGCACTCCTTACCGGAAAAACCGGTGAAATCATAACCATAGCCTGCTTTGGCGCATTGACGTTGTATGTCATTTCCATGATAGCACTGTTTGTATTAAGAAAAAACGAACCCGATATGGAAAGGCCTTTCAAGGTGCCTTTGTATCCGTGGTTTCCGGCAGTAGCTTTGGTTATCAGCGCGTTTTCCCTCATAGCAATGACTGTCTTTAACCTTCGCCTTGCGGCCGTGTATTTTGGAATAATGCTGCTTTCTTTCATCGGATTTTATTTCTTTGT
- a CDS encoding 2-nitropropane dioxygenase: protein MNNRITELFGIKYPIIQAGMIWCSGWELASAVSNAGGLGIIGSGSMYPDILRTHIRKCKAATDKPFAVNVPLLYPAIDQHMEIIREEGVKIVFTSAGNPATWTPLLKSWGIKVVHVVSSVRFARKCEQIGVDAIVAEGFEAGGHNGREETTTLCLVPMVRDAVKLPLIAAGGIGSGRAMLAAFALGAEGVQVGTRFAASVESSAHSNFKNKIIEAGEGDTMLVMKKLVPVRLIKNKFYQQVEEAESRGASKEELARLLGRARAKAGMFEGNLDEGELEAGQVSAMIHDLKPAAQILKEIWDEFVAVRDALCAMPL from the coding sequence ATGAACAACCGGATTACGGAACTGTTTGGCATAAAATATCCCATCATTCAGGCCGGCATGATCTGGTGTTCGGGGTGGGAACTGGCCTCAGCGGTAAGCAATGCCGGAGGTCTGGGTATCATAGGCTCAGGCTCCATGTATCCGGATATTCTGCGCACCCATATTCGTAAATGTAAGGCGGCTACCGACAAGCCGTTTGCGGTCAATGTACCGTTATTATATCCGGCTATTGACCAGCACATGGAAATCATCAGAGAGGAGGGTGTGAAAATAGTGTTTACTTCAGCCGGCAACCCGGCCACGTGGACGCCTCTGTTAAAAAGCTGGGGCATCAAGGTGGTGCATGTGGTATCCAGTGTGCGTTTTGCCCGTAAATGCGAACAGATTGGCGTAGATGCCATAGTAGCCGAAGGTTTTGAAGCCGGAGGCCACAACGGGCGTGAGGAAACCACAACTCTATGCCTGGTGCCGATGGTGCGTGATGCCGTGAAGCTGCCGTTGATAGCTGCCGGGGGCATAGGTTCAGGCCGGGCTATGCTGGCAGCCTTTGCTCTCGGAGCTGAGGGGGTGCAGGTCGGAACACGCTTTGCTGCAAGTGTGGAATCATCAGCACATAGCAACTTCAAAAATAAAATCATTGAAGCCGGTGAGGGCGACACGATGCTGGTGATGAAAAAGCTAGTCCCCGTGCGACTTATTAAAAACAAATTTTATCAGCAGGTGGAGGAAGCCGAGTCGCGTGGTGCATCAAAAGAAGAGCTCGCTCGCCTGCTGGGAAGAGCCCGTGCCAAAGCCGGCATGTTTGAAGGTAATCTGGATGAGGGCGAATTGGAAGCCGGGCAGGTATCTGCAATGATTCATGACCTTAAGCCTGCAGCGCAAATTCTGAAAGAAATCTGGGATGAATTTGTAGCAGTAAGAGATGCACTGTGCGCCATGCCTCTCTAG
- a CDS encoding glucose-1-phosphate thymidylyltransferase codes for MKVIIPVAGAGTKLRPLTYTQPKALIPVAGKRILDFIMDQLLDLNLNEFVFVIGYLGEKIKQHVENRYPHVKASYAVQSDRLGVGHAIWTAREFVKPDEEVLIVLGDTIVKTDLAEVLKSPRSTLGVKKVDDPRDFGVVEFDQNGKIVALIEKPRFPKSNMALVGVYKIKESRLLFECLDQLITQGIREGEEINLTDAIMMMLRKGVEFDSFRVDDWYDCGKADILLQTNTKLLKGTEFTPPEGMLQDSILMQPVHIASGTKLINSIIGPNVTIGENAQIRHSILSNSIIGDFANLNHVILTDSIIGSDTSITGFRQSLHIGDNTEIDFSGEKNHS; via the coding sequence ATGAAAGTGATCATTCCGGTAGCCGGTGCCGGCACCAAGCTTCGTCCTTTAACCTATACGCAGCCCAAAGCTCTCATCCCCGTTGCAGGTAAACGCATTCTGGATTTTATCATGGACCAGCTCCTCGACTTGAATCTGAATGAATTTGTTTTTGTAATAGGCTATCTGGGTGAGAAGATAAAGCAACATGTGGAAAATCGCTATCCACATGTAAAGGCTTCCTATGCGGTTCAGTCTGATCGGTTGGGTGTAGGTCATGCAATATGGACGGCCCGCGAATTCGTGAAACCGGATGAGGAAGTGTTAATTGTACTGGGCGATACCATCGTAAAAACCGACCTGGCTGAAGTGCTTAAGTCACCCCGCTCAACCCTGGGGGTAAAAAAGGTAGATGACCCGCGCGATTTCGGAGTGGTGGAGTTTGACCAGAACGGCAAAATCGTTGCACTGATAGAGAAACCCAGGTTTCCAAAGTCCAACATGGCGCTGGTAGGAGTGTATAAAATAAAGGAGTCACGCCTTCTTTTTGAGTGTCTGGATCAGCTTATTACCCAAGGTATCCGGGAGGGTGAAGAAATTAACCTTACCGATGCTATCATGATGATGCTGCGCAAAGGAGTTGAATTTGACAGTTTTCGCGTGGATGACTGGTATGATTGCGGGAAAGCAGATATTTTGCTGCAAACCAATACCAAGCTGCTGAAAGGCACCGAGTTCACTCCGCCCGAAGGTATGCTGCAGGATTCTATTCTTATGCAACCGGTGCATATCGCTTCCGGAACGAAACTGATCAACTCTATCATTGGCCCCAACGTCACCATCGGGGAGAATGCACAGATCCGGCACTCTATACTGAGTAACTCTATCATTGGCGACTTCGCCAACCTCAACCATGTGATTCTTACTGACTCCATTATAGGCAGCGATACATCCATTACCGGCTTCAGGCAATCGCTACATATTGGCGACAATACGGAGATTGATTTCAGCGGAGAGAAAAATCATTCATGA
- a CDS encoding membrane protein, whose product MKKTENSLHKQGPLSGRFQEYLREFVYGGIDGSVTTFAVVAGATGASLDPGIVIILGLANLFADGFSMSVGAYLSEKSERDNYEKHKQIEYWEIENMKEKEIEEIRQIFRDKGFEGTLLEQVVQVITADKDRWVETMMKYELEMIPPSKNPFMVGAITFLSFLLVGFIPLIVYVVEYMAGVNHGDKFTEAALLTLIAFLIIGYLKSYVNHTSRIKGILETVVLGALAAAVAYATGYWLKELIL is encoded by the coding sequence ATGAAAAAAACCGAAAACAGCCTGCACAAGCAGGGACCTCTATCAGGTCGCTTTCAGGAATACTTAAGAGAATTTGTTTATGGAGGCATTGACGGCAGCGTCACCACTTTTGCGGTAGTGGCCGGTGCTACCGGAGCCAGCTTAGACCCAGGCATCGTAATCATACTCGGTTTGGCTAACCTGTTTGCCGATGGGTTTTCTATGTCTGTAGGGGCTTATCTGTCCGAAAAGTCAGAACGGGATAATTATGAAAAACACAAGCAGATAGAATATTGGGAAATTGAAAACATGAAAGAAAAAGAAATAGAGGAGATAAGACAGATATTCCGCGATAAGGGTTTTGAAGGGACCTTGCTGGAACAGGTAGTGCAGGTCATCACTGCCGACAAAGATCGTTGGGTGGAAACCATGATGAAGTATGAGCTGGAAATGATTCCTCCCAGTAAAAATCCTTTTATGGTGGGAGCAATCACGTTTTTATCATTCCTTTTAGTGGGCTTTATCCCTCTGATTGTGTATGTGGTAGAATATATGGCTGGTGTAAATCACGGGGACAAGTTTACTGAAGCTGCTCTGCTTACGCTCATTGCATTTCTCATAATAGGTTACCTGAAGTCTTACGTCAACCATACAAGCCGTATCAAAGGGATATTGGAAACAGTAGTACTGGGCGCGCTTGCAGCAGCTGTGGCTTATGCTACAGGCTACTGGTTGAAAGAACTTATTCTCTAA
- a CDS encoding peptidase M61 has product MYYLLSCENPHLHLIRIRFTCTHTGDAPLRVQLPAWRPGRYELANFAQNVKSFAVYNSAGQQLSFAKITKDCWEIKTRPSDKKVIIDYTYYANELNAGSSFLDETQLYVNPVNCLLYIPGRETEPCHLHLELPGSYKVATALQSKGKHQFEAISYHELADSPFIASRNLLSEQYTCHGTPFRLWFHGECRPDWKRLLHHFKLFTETHFRLFHHFPFRAYQFLFQILPFPFYHGVEHAASTVIALGPGYDLMQEKYTDLLGISSHELFHAWNVKSIRPAEMMPYDYSRENYSRLGYVTEGATTYYGDVLLLRAGVFSLGNYLTELNQLLSRHFNNPGRLNLSVADSSFDTWLDGYKAGIPGRKSSIYVEGALCAFMLDMRIRSYTRNRRSLDDVMRMLYQRFGKQQIGYTEADFKAAAEEAAAKNLDDFFKKYIWGVHPFNAELKRCLHYLGLQLVVEKNPLFTEGVLGLKTTETAGKVVVSAVYPDSPAERAGVTPQDEIIAMNGMQMEGNAHAWAQYFAASQPLRLLLATNKCIREVQVTPGKHVYYPVYRVVPQKKPTSEARINFKAWSTCP; this is encoded by the coding sequence ATGTATTACCTGCTTTCCTGCGAAAATCCGCATCTGCATCTTATCCGTATTCGTTTCACCTGCACACACACAGGGGATGCTCCTTTGCGCGTGCAGCTTCCGGCCTGGCGCCCGGGGCGCTACGAACTGGCCAATTTTGCTCAAAACGTAAAATCTTTTGCCGTATACAACTCAGCAGGACAACAATTGTCTTTTGCTAAGATAACCAAGGATTGCTGGGAAATAAAAACCCGCCCCTCAGACAAAAAAGTAATCATTGACTATACCTATTATGCCAACGAACTCAACGCAGGCTCCTCTTTTCTGGATGAAACACAACTTTACGTCAATCCGGTAAACTGTCTGCTCTATATTCCGGGCAGGGAAACCGAACCGTGCCATCTGCACCTGGAGCTTCCCGGAAGCTACAAGGTAGCCACTGCTCTGCAGTCAAAAGGAAAACACCAGTTTGAAGCAATCAGCTATCATGAACTTGCAGACAGCCCCTTTATCGCCAGTCGTAACCTGCTCAGCGAACAATACACCTGCCATGGCACTCCTTTCAGGCTTTGGTTTCACGGAGAATGCCGCCCGGATTGGAAAAGACTGCTGCATCACTTTAAACTTTTTACAGAAACACACTTCCGCCTCTTTCATCACTTCCCCTTTCGGGCATATCAGTTTCTCTTTCAGATTTTACCGTTCCCTTTTTATCATGGCGTGGAGCATGCCGCTTCTACGGTCATTGCCCTGGGGCCTGGCTATGATCTGATGCAGGAGAAATATACAGACCTGCTGGGCATTAGCTCGCATGAGCTTTTTCATGCCTGGAATGTAAAAAGCATTCGCCCGGCCGAGATGATGCCTTATGATTACAGTCGTGAAAACTATAGCCGCCTCGGTTACGTGACCGAGGGTGCAACTACTTATTATGGCGATGTATTACTATTGCGGGCCGGGGTTTTTTCGCTGGGAAATTATCTGACCGAGCTGAATCAACTTCTTTCCCGCCACTTCAACAACCCCGGACGGCTCAATCTTTCCGTGGCTGATTCGTCCTTTGATACCTGGCTGGATGGATATAAAGCAGGTATTCCGGGCAGAAAAAGCTCTATCTATGTGGAAGGTGCCCTGTGCGCCTTTATGCTGGATATGCGCATACGCTCATACACACGCAACCGTAGGTCTTTGGATGATGTGATGCGTATGCTCTATCAACGATTCGGCAAGCAACAGATAGGCTATACTGAAGCTGACTTTAAGGCAGCTGCTGAAGAGGCGGCCGCTAAAAATCTGGATGATTTCTTTAAAAAATACATCTGGGGAGTTCATCCTTTTAATGCTGAACTCAAACGATGTCTGCATTATCTGGGGCTGCAACTGGTGGTTGAGAAAAATCCCTTGTTCACCGAGGGGGTGCTTGGACTTAAAACCACGGAAACAGCCGGCAAAGTCGTGGTATCGGCTGTCTATCCAGATTCACCTGCAGAGCGTGCCGGTGTTACTCCACAGGATGAAATCATTGCAATGAACGGCATGCAGATGGAAGGGAATGCCCATGCATGGGCACAATATTTTGCTGCAAGCCAGCCCTTGCGCCTCCTGCTGGCTACCAACAAATGCATCCGTGAAGTGCAGGTGACACCCGGCAAACACGTTTATTACCCGGTTTACCGGGTAGTGCCGCAAAAGAAACCCACATCAGAAGCACGCATTAACTTTAAAGCCTGGAGTACCTGCCCATAA
- a CDS encoding exodeoxyribonuclease III encodes MEWFRSQNADMVCLQETKLQKDQVPPELQQPEGYYAYFDFAERKGYSGVALFTREKPRNVAHSIGSRFEGEGRIIIADYPEFLLYDIYFPNGQMSEERLRYKLEFYDAFLEHCENQRRQGKSIVITGDINTAHKEIDLARPKANEKTSGFLPVERAWIDKLVAHGYVDTFRLFNQSPGQYTYWDQRFNARSRNVGWRIDYFFVSEDLVPHVKEAFIQAEVMGSDHCPIGLVLEF; translated from the coding sequence ATGGAGTGGTTCCGGTCGCAAAATGCCGACATGGTTTGCTTACAGGAAACCAAACTCCAGAAAGACCAGGTTCCTCCCGAGCTGCAGCAGCCCGAAGGCTATTATGCCTATTTTGATTTTGCTGAACGCAAAGGGTACAGCGGAGTTGCTTTATTTACACGTGAGAAACCCCGCAATGTTGCCCACTCCATTGGTAGCCGGTTTGAAGGAGAAGGACGTATCATCATAGCTGACTATCCGGAGTTTCTGCTCTATGATATTTATTTCCCTAACGGGCAGATGTCTGAAGAACGCCTGCGCTATAAGCTGGAGTTTTATGATGCATTTTTAGAGCATTGTGAAAACCAGCGCAGACAGGGGAAGAGCATTGTCATTACCGGTGATATTAATACCGCTCATAAAGAAATAGACCTCGCCCGCCCCAAGGCTAATGAAAAAACCTCAGGATTTCTTCCAGTGGAACGCGCCTGGATAGATAAACTGGTAGCCCATGGCTATGTAGATACTTTTCGCCTCTTCAACCAGAGCCCCGGCCAATACACATACTGGGACCAGCGGTTCAATGCCCGCTCCAGGAATGTAGGCTGGCGCATTGATTATTTTTTTGTCAGCGAAGACCTGGTGCCTCATGTCAAAGAGGCTTTTATCCAGGCTGAGGTGATGGGCTCTGACCACTGCCCTATAGGTTTGGTCCTGGAATTTTGA
- the gpmA gene encoding 2,3-bisphosphoglycerate-dependent phosphoglycerate mutase, whose protein sequence is MYKLVLLRHGESLWNKENRFTGWVDIGLSEKGMEEAAAAGRLLKAEGYDFDVAYTSVLKRAIKTLWIVLEEMDLMWIPVLRSWRLNERHYGALQGLNKAETAARYGEQQVFIWRRSYDIPPPALEKNDPLYPGKDKRYRELAENEIPLTECLKDTVSRVVPYWQHTILPDLKKGKKVLITAHGNSLRALIKHLDQISDAEIVGINIPTGIPLVYELDSQCNPLKSYYLGDPEAIRKAIEGVAAQGKASK, encoded by the coding sequence ATGTATAAACTGGTCTTATTGCGTCATGGCGAGAGCCTGTGGAATAAAGAAAACCGTTTCACCGGTTGGGTGGATATTGGGCTTTCCGAAAAAGGCATGGAAGAAGCTGCCGCGGCCGGTCGCCTGCTGAAAGCAGAAGGCTACGACTTTGACGTAGCTTATACCTCCGTGCTTAAACGCGCTATAAAAACGCTCTGGATTGTGCTGGAAGAAATGGACTTGATGTGGATTCCTGTACTCCGCTCATGGCGCCTTAATGAACGACACTACGGAGCTCTGCAAGGACTTAACAAAGCTGAAACTGCCGCCCGCTATGGTGAACAGCAGGTGTTCATCTGGAGAAGAAGTTATGATATTCCGCCTCCTGCTCTGGAGAAAAATGATCCGCTTTATCCGGGCAAAGACAAACGTTACCGCGAGCTTGCAGAAAATGAAATTCCCCTTACTGAATGCCTGAAAGATACTGTATCCCGGGTAGTACCTTACTGGCAACACACCATACTTCCGGATCTGAAAAAAGGGAAAAAAGTTCTTATTACCGCCCACGGCAACAGCCTACGTGCTTTAATTAAGCACCTTGACCAAATTTCCGATGCAGAAATCGTTGGAATAAATATTCCCACGGGCATTCCGCTGGTGTATGAACTGGATTCGCAATGCAACCCGCTAAAGAGCTACTACCTGGGTGATCCGGAAGCCATCAGGAAAGCTATTGAGGGGGTTGCTGCACAGGGGAAAGCCTCAAAATAG
- a CDS encoding serine/threonine protein phosphatase → MAKHWVIGDVHGCCKTLRALIEEKLIPGREDKLIFVGDYIDRGPDSKGVITYLMELQLLGYSIILLKGNHEDMMLRAAEDKSARNNWFYNGGMPTLNSFGVRDVQEIPSHFMEFLLNLDYYYLTEQFVVVHAGLNFNLDDPFSDKEAMLWIRNQKVVPEKIGNRKLIHGHTPIMLDKLVESVESNAPNIDLDNGCVYVGTPGLGNLCALELSSMRLEVQPNKDIIWP, encoded by the coding sequence ATGGCCAAACATTGGGTTATCGGTGATGTACATGGCTGCTGCAAAACCCTGCGTGCCCTTATTGAAGAAAAATTAATTCCCGGCAGGGAAGACAAACTGATTTTCGTGGGCGATTACATAGATCGCGGACCTGACAGCAAGGGCGTTATCACTTACCTGATGGAGTTGCAGCTTTTGGGATATTCCATCATCCTGCTGAAAGGCAATCACGAAGACATGATGCTGCGGGCAGCTGAAGACAAATCGGCCCGTAACAACTGGTTTTACAACGGAGGCATGCCTACCTTGAACAGTTTTGGCGTACGTGATGTGCAGGAGATCCCCTCGCATTTTATGGAATTCTTGCTTAACCTGGATTATTACTACCTGACAGAACAATTCGTAGTGGTACATGCCGGGCTGAACTTCAACCTGGATGACCCTTTCAGCGATAAAGAAGCCATGCTCTGGATTCGCAACCAAAAGGTTGTGCCCGAAAAAATCGGCAACCGGAAATTAATTCACGGCCATACGCCCATCATGCTTGATAAGCTGGTGGAATCCGTAGAAAGCAATGCCCCGAATATTGATCTGGATAATGGCTGTGTATATGTGGGCACCCCGGGGTTGGGCAACCTCTGCGCCTTAGAGCTATCATCCATGCGGCTGGAAGTGCAACCCAACAAAGATATTATCTGGCCTTGA
- a CDS encoding membrane protein codes for MHRQFLLCCVLTGALLMILSFVSSAQQKPLFTQYVFNDFFYNPAIASVKNGADFKFLYRYQWAGLQGQPHTQTFSGCGSLKKFPLGIGGNIYHDKTGALRNIGFNVALSYGIRLKKESMIAAGISLGIVALDLDEDIHIREVNDAAVAEVQDGKVAPDIGLGIYYRWKGLYAGFSVPQINKNDPSDLRQIPHYFLAAGYRFTVAKKFELEPSFLIKAVKAAPVEGDITLRAWYNHMVWLGATYRTGDAAALFAGVLIKKMIEIGYAYDITTSNLRTVSSGSHEVVLGYKWVRKIASSTGYEVL; via the coding sequence ATGCATCGGCAATTTCTTCTTTGTTGTGTCCTCACGGGAGCGCTGCTTATGATTCTATCTTTTGTTAGCAGTGCCCAGCAGAAGCCGTTGTTTACTCAGTATGTATTCAATGATTTTTTCTACAACCCAGCTATAGCCTCCGTGAAGAACGGAGCGGATTTTAAATTTTTATACCGGTATCAGTGGGCTGGTCTGCAGGGTCAGCCGCACACGCAAACTTTCTCGGGTTGCGGGTCACTCAAAAAATTCCCCCTTGGTATCGGTGGAAATATATACCATGACAAAACCGGTGCTCTTAGAAATATCGGTTTTAATGTGGCCCTCTCCTACGGCATCCGGCTGAAGAAGGAAAGCATGATTGCCGCAGGTATATCGCTGGGTATTGTGGCTCTTGATCTGGATGAGGATATTCATATTCGGGAGGTTAATGATGCGGCTGTGGCTGAAGTGCAGGATGGCAAAGTTGCTCCCGATATTGGTCTGGGCATTTACTACAGGTGGAAAGGATTATATGCCGGATTTTCCGTACCCCAGATTAACAAAAACGACCCTTCTGACCTGCGCCAGATACCGCACTATTTTCTTGCTGCGGGCTATCGGTTTACTGTGGCAAAGAAGTTTGAACTGGAACCCTCTTTCCTGATTAAGGCTGTAAAGGCTGCTCCGGTGGAGGGAGATATTACCCTGCGAGCCTGGTACAACCACATGGTATGGCTCGGAGCAACCTATCGCACCGGTGATGCTGCAGCGCTTTTTGCCGGAGTGCTGATTAAAAAAATGATAGAGATAGGGTATGCTTACGACATCACAACTTCCAATCTGCGCACAGTGAGCAGTGGCAGCCATGAGGTGGTGCTGGGATACAAGTGGGTTCGCAAGATTGCATCCTCCACTGGCTATGAGGTGCTTTAA
- a CDS encoding thioesterase, which translates to MNNPAGFRHCTDIQIRFADIDSMGHVNNARYLTYIESARIAYFKQVLQTGMHSSPGFILAKATVDFLLPLLFDDKIQVYTRCSRIGTKSFDLEYEIVKMQGNGVITAARAHTVLVAYDYAAQKSIPIPSAWKQIISEFENKAF; encoded by the coding sequence ATGAACAACCCCGCTGGTTTCCGTCATTGTACTGATATACAGATACGTTTTGCCGATATTGACTCTATGGGTCATGTGAACAACGCCCGTTATCTGACTTATATTGAGTCGGCCCGCATTGCATACTTTAAGCAGGTATTACAAACGGGCATGCACAGCTCACCGGGTTTTATACTCGCCAAAGCCACGGTAGATTTTCTTCTGCCCCTGTTGTTTGATGATAAAATTCAGGTGTATACCCGATGCAGCCGTATCGGCACCAAAAGTTTTGACCTGGAATACGAAATAGTTAAAATGCAGGGCAATGGGGTCATTACGGCAGCCCGTGCGCACACCGTGCTGGTTGCTTATGATTATGCTGCTCAAAAAAGCATTCCCATACCTTCTGCTTGGAAACAAATCATATCGGAATTTGAAAACAAGGCATTTTAA
- a CDS encoding potassium transporter, producing MKIAVFGLGNFGANLAINLQQMGHEVVGIDQRMERVEELKDQLTYVVCLDTTIANSMNTLPLKDVDLAIVCIGENEGDSLMTTALLKQMRTRRIISRAISPLHRIVLESIGVEEIVNPEKESAERLAYRLSFKRIIDAFEISDDYTIAEITADEFAGKTIQEAQLKNQYRLNVITIIRKATHTNLLGLTRTTKQVLGVVNAETIIEKGDILVVFGAKKDVQQFLKESE from the coding sequence ATGAAAATAGCCGTATTCGGACTTGGAAATTTTGGTGCCAACCTTGCCATTAACCTGCAGCAGATGGGTCACGAGGTTGTTGGTATTGACCAACGTATGGAAAGGGTGGAGGAGTTGAAGGACCAGCTTACCTACGTAGTATGCCTGGACACCACTATAGCCAATTCCATGAATACGCTCCCATTGAAAGATGTTGACCTTGCCATAGTGTGTATCGGTGAAAATGAGGGAGACTCGCTGATGACCACAGCGCTGCTAAAACAAATGCGCACCAGGCGTATTATCAGCCGAGCTATTTCGCCCCTGCATCGCATCGTGCTGGAATCCATCGGGGTGGAAGAAATTGTCAATCCGGAAAAGGAGTCGGCCGAACGCCTGGCATATCGCTTATCCTTCAAAAGGATAATTGATGCCTTTGAGATATCCGATGACTATACTATTGCTGAAATTACAGCCGATGAGTTTGCCGGAAAAACCATTCAGGAAGCTCAGCTTAAAAATCAGTACCGATTGAATGTGATTACCATCATTCGCAAAGCCACCCATACCAATCTGCTCGGCCTGACGCGAACTACCAAACAGGTGCTGGGCGTGGTCAATGCTGAAACGATAATTGAAAAGGGAGATATTTTGGTGGTTTTTGGTGCAAAGAAAGACGTACAGCAGTTTTTAAAAGAATCAGAATAA